In Flavobacterium lacustre, a genomic segment contains:
- a CDS encoding DegT/DnrJ/EryC1/StrS family aminotransferase, producing the protein MIKFLDIKKINEPYEAAFQQQLKVVLGNGWYILGSEVQKFEADFATYCGTKYCIGTGNGLDAITLIFKGYIELGKLQKGDEVIVPANTYIASILAILQADLVPVLVEPKLETYNINPDLIPEKITPKTSAILAVHLYGQLAEMEAIRTLANQNNLLVIEDAAQAHGAVSGDDLQSGKAGNLSDAAAFSFYPGKNLGALGDGGAVTTNDAELAKIIQSMRNYGSETKYFSDYIGVNSRLDELQAAFLNVKLPYLDIENEKRRAIAKRYISEIHNDKITLPNWDFSANHVFHVFVIRTQNRTHLQDYLQENNIQTVLHYPVPPHQQKAFSHWNHLSYPITEKIHNEVLSLPISPVLTTDEVRFIIEILNQY; encoded by the coding sequence ATGATAAAATTCCTTGATATAAAGAAAATAAATGAACCGTATGAAGCTGCTTTTCAACAACAATTGAAAGTAGTTTTAGGCAATGGCTGGTATATTCTGGGAAGTGAAGTCCAAAAATTTGAAGCTGATTTTGCCACTTATTGCGGCACTAAATATTGCATCGGAACTGGAAATGGGCTGGATGCTATAACTTTGATTTTTAAAGGATATATCGAACTCGGAAAACTGCAAAAAGGCGATGAAGTGATTGTTCCTGCCAATACTTATATTGCCAGTATTCTCGCTATTTTACAAGCAGATTTAGTGCCGGTTTTGGTCGAGCCAAAGTTGGAAACGTACAACATCAACCCCGATTTAATTCCAGAAAAAATAACACCAAAAACCAGTGCGATTCTGGCCGTTCATCTCTACGGACAATTGGCAGAAATGGAGGCAATAAGAACTCTTGCAAATCAAAACAATCTTTTGGTGATTGAAGATGCGGCGCAGGCTCATGGCGCTGTTTCCGGGGATGATTTACAGAGCGGAAAAGCCGGAAATCTATCGGATGCTGCGGCTTTTAGTTTTTATCCCGGGAAAAATCTTGGGGCGCTGGGAGATGGGGGCGCAGTAACTACAAATGATGCTGAATTAGCCAAAATCATTCAATCCATGCGCAATTACGGTTCGGAAACCAAATATTTTAGTGATTATATCGGTGTGAATTCTAGATTAGATGAGTTGCAAGCAGCTTTTTTGAATGTAAAATTACCCTATTTAGATATCGAAAATGAAAAGCGAAGAGCCATTGCCAAGCGTTATATATCCGAAATACATAATGACAAAATTACTTTGCCCAATTGGGATTTTTCTGCTAATCATGTTTTTCATGTTTTTGTGATTCGAACTCAAAACAGGACTCATTTACAGGATTATTTGCAAGAAAATAACATTCAAACGGTGCTGCATTATCCGGTTCCGCCACATCAGCAAAAAGCCTTTTCACATTGGAATCATTTGTCTTATCCAATTACCGAAAAAATACATAATGAAGTCTTGAGTTTACCTATAAGTCCGGTATTGACAACGGATGAGGTTCGTTTTATTATTGAAATTTTAAATCAATATTAA
- a CDS encoding DUF2809 domain-containing protein produces the protein MLTFNKNYFGFAVLIFCIEVLIALFVKDQFVRPYLGDVLVVMLMYCFFKSFIKLPVLTVAILVLVIAFGVEFLQFLNVVQMLHLEQSKIVRTVLGTSFSWIDLLTYCIGIAIVLLVEKYGLKKNKTKVY, from the coding sequence ATGCTAACATTTAACAAAAACTACTTTGGCTTTGCCGTACTTATTTTTTGCATTGAAGTTTTGATTGCACTGTTTGTCAAAGATCAGTTTGTCAGACCTTATCTTGGTGATGTTTTGGTTGTAATGCTCATGTATTGCTTTTTTAAATCCTTTATCAAATTGCCTGTCCTGACTGTTGCAATACTGGTATTGGTAATTGCTTTTGGTGTAGAATTTCTTCAATTTTTGAATGTTGTACAAATGCTGCATTTAGAACAATCCAAAATAGTCCGAACCGTTTTAGGAACTTCTTTCTCCTGGATTGATTTACTCACCTATTGTATCGGAATTGCCATTGTGCTACTTGTCGAAAAGTATGGCCTAAAAAAGAATAAAACTAAAGTGTATTGA
- a CDS encoding GNAT family N-acetyltransferase, with translation MKNLSVKQYHKSNYKQWNAFIGRAKNATFLFHRDFMEYHKERFEDYSLMVFENEKLVAILPANRAEDTIFSHQGLTYGGLVYKEQTKLSDVLAVFQSVLFFLKRNAIEKLHLKTIPFIYHTKPAQEMEYALFLAEAQLVRRDSLSVIDLSKENPISKIRKRGIQKGINNGLIIKEETDFEPFWNEILIPNLDLKHNAKPVHSLIEITKLKTLFPENIRQFNVYFNDKIVAGTTIFESENVAHCQYISKFEGAENLGSLDFLYSFLIKEIFAKKPFFDFGISNEAQGKKLNEGLSYWKESFGASTVVHDFYEVKTINYKAFETVLI, from the coding sequence AATGCTACGTTCTTGTTTCATCGGGATTTTATGGAGTACCATAAAGAGCGATTTGAGGATTATTCTTTGATGGTTTTTGAAAATGAAAAATTAGTTGCCATTTTACCGGCAAATAGAGCAGAAGATACTATTTTTTCGCATCAGGGTTTGACGTATGGCGGACTTGTTTATAAAGAGCAGACTAAATTGAGTGATGTTTTGGCTGTATTTCAATCGGTTTTGTTTTTTTTGAAAAGGAATGCGATAGAAAAGCTGCATCTAAAAACAATTCCATTTATTTATCATACCAAACCGGCGCAGGAAATGGAATACGCTTTGTTTTTGGCGGAAGCCCAATTAGTGCGAAGAGACAGTTTGTCGGTTATCGATTTGTCAAAGGAAAATCCTATTTCTAAAATCCGAAAAAGAGGCATTCAAAAAGGAATTAATAATGGTTTAATCATTAAAGAAGAGACTGATTTTGAACCGTTTTGGAATGAAATATTAATTCCGAATTTAGACTTGAAACACAACGCAAAACCCGTTCATTCTTTGATAGAAATCACAAAATTAAAAACTCTTTTTCCAGAAAATATCAGACAATTTAATGTGTATTTTAACGATAAAATTGTAGCGGGGACTACCATTTTCGAAAGTGAAAATGTAGCACATTGCCAATACATTTCTAAATTTGAAGGAGCAGAAAATCTGGGAAGTTTAGATTTTCTGTATTCTTTTTTGATCAAAGAAATTTTCGCTAAGAAACCCTTTTTTGACTTTGGAATTTCAAATGAAGCCCAAGGCAAAAAATTGAATGAAGGATTGTCCTATTGGAAAGAAAGTTTTGGCGCCAGTACTGTAGTTCATGATTTTTATGAAGTAAAAACGATTAATTATAAGGCATTTGAGACTGTTTTGATATGA
- a CDS encoding O-antigen translocase, whose amino-acid sequence MNFLKKIMQTHLFKITSLNSLSVVLKLGIGLITSKVIAIFIGPSGLALVGNFRNFVGSFETIATLGFQNGIVKYIAEVKEKETELKKYVSTVFISVSIISIVLSCFLFFLSDYWNEVIFGASYAYNFVFKAFAFALPWYSVSIILVSILNGLGRFKNVIYITIIGNCIGLLVSVLFIYQYQTIGALLAIICTPALLFLVSFYYINTAFPILHFIRFHFFDFSIIKNLSHYFLMALVSGIAGSLVFLSIRKNLIAGIGIQEAGYWEAITRISSYYLLFISSILTLYFLPKLAVANTNQDTKKVFWSYYKTIFPFVVIGLLIVYCSRFLIVKILFTPAFLPVTTLFFWQLVGDLLKMASWILGYQFFAKKLTTAFIITELFSLSITYFSSIFLIKTIGIQGVVMAHALTYFVYLLVLSIYFRKSLF is encoded by the coding sequence TTGAATTTCCTAAAAAAAATAATGCAAACCCACTTGTTCAAAATTACGTCTCTCAATAGTTTGAGTGTCGTTTTAAAGCTGGGTATAGGATTAATTACGTCCAAAGTCATTGCCATTTTTATAGGCCCAAGTGGCTTGGCATTGGTTGGGAATTTCAGAAATTTTGTAGGTTCTTTTGAAACAATAGCCACTTTAGGTTTTCAAAACGGAATTGTGAAATATATTGCTGAAGTCAAAGAAAAAGAAACTGAATTAAAAAAATATGTTTCTACTGTTTTTATTTCCGTTTCAATAATTTCAATAGTGTTGAGCTGCTTTTTGTTTTTCTTGTCCGATTATTGGAATGAAGTTATTTTTGGAGCCTCATATGCTTATAATTTTGTTTTTAAAGCTTTTGCTTTTGCTTTGCCATGGTATTCGGTTTCCATTATTTTAGTTTCCATTTTAAATGGATTAGGACGCTTTAAAAATGTAATCTACATCACGATAATTGGGAATTGTATAGGTCTTTTGGTCTCGGTTTTGTTTATATATCAGTATCAGACAATAGGAGCGTTGCTGGCAATTATTTGCACTCCGGCATTGTTGTTTTTGGTCTCTTTTTATTACATCAATACTGCGTTTCCAATACTGCATTTTATCCGATTTCACTTTTTTGATTTTTCGATTATAAAGAACTTATCCCATTATTTTTTGATGGCATTAGTTTCCGGGATTGCCGGGTCGCTTGTTTTTCTTTCTATCCGAAAAAATCTAATTGCCGGTATTGGTATTCAGGAAGCAGGATATTGGGAGGCCATAACCCGAATATCATCGTATTATTTGCTGTTTATATCTTCTATTTTGACCCTTTATTTTTTGCCCAAACTCGCTGTTGCAAATACGAATCAAGACACCAAAAAAGTGTTTTGGAGTTATTACAAAACCATTTTTCCTTTTGTTGTCATTGGTTTATTGATCGTGTATTGTTCTCGTTTTCTAATTGTTAAAATCCTTTTTACACCTGCATTTCTTCCGGTTACGACTTTATTTTTTTGGCAGTTAGTAGGGGATTTGTTAAAAATGGCTTCTTGGATTTTAGGCTATCAATTTTTTGCCAAAAAGCTGACGACAGCTTTTATTATCACCGAGTTGTTTTCACTTTCAATAACTTATTTTTCGAGTATTTTTTTAATTAAAACCATAGGAATACAAGGTGTAGTTATGGCACATGCACTGACTTATTTTGTTTATTTACTGGTTTTGAGTATTTATTTCAGGAAGAGTTTATTTTAA